One Streptomyces sp. NBC_01210 genomic region harbors:
- a CDS encoding ATP/GTP-binding protein produces the protein MPDEAFTNRQGQWQTVAAALTEHLRHIAAPGFNVEDVEEPRRNVLVFHGVGGIGKSTLSRKLEAALAGAEQRPAQWGEPTWPDGPSILPVRIDLSRSVGTDFERVILTIRLALAELGRPLPAFDLALRRYWELQHPGEPLEEYLRRGGLTARFGKALPQQMQSALSDVAQALLLPGTVGSVVGQVTGSLVRALRERRQTVRALAGCTRLADLLETEPDLDALSYYPHLLAWELAHLPADKRVVPVILLDTFEDTGDRTHRDFERLLQRVVWLMPNAFFVVTGRNRLQWADLHGQLDWTGPAAWPGLADHGISVPSPATSGAALGRQILIGNFSREDCEDYLARRLTRDDGQPLISDDLRRRIAASSYGLPLYLDLAVMRFLEIRRTGRTPEFSDFVGDFPELIARTLSDLTPEERHVLRAVALFDAFDLDLATRAAGFARQAPALRLVQRPFVLENPFGLWRYHLHALIRSTIRTVQDPTDDRWSPDDWAAAAERAFTALGRQWAAGSGRPLLVGCLRQGLPLARDFRLDLGWLTDAAFAYVSDSIWEPLAQPTHTGPAAGAHTAADALTELLNTLARRQHEHRSRTVQRLSSVIDTGQLPDELHAMAVYYRAKAHRDLGRSEDSRHGMQYVADRGGRLAPRARRGLAHLARITGDFPTALATADTLGWDGRHHRVRGDIWWPHGDMHQAAAAYETARTEAEEHGIAGERATSQAQRAFTLAFMSPDQAADEIELAEQLLAGLVLRVTSATVRIAALIRDAGTTQDIEDRAELLRTEIGLAGVTIAEPILELALCFHHAVLGAEHAVSASITRLNDLTRSGDYAYYVDIAHFMAGLPLDAPSPAQWLDGEQPTRERWRTLVTARRDHLRTAP, from the coding sequence ATGCCGGACGAGGCATTCACTAACCGGCAGGGTCAGTGGCAGACGGTCGCGGCCGCGCTCACCGAGCACCTGCGGCACATCGCCGCCCCCGGCTTCAACGTCGAAGACGTCGAAGAGCCCAGGCGTAACGTTCTCGTCTTCCATGGAGTGGGCGGCATCGGGAAATCAACCTTGTCGCGCAAGCTGGAGGCCGCTCTCGCCGGCGCCGAGCAGCGTCCCGCTCAGTGGGGCGAGCCGACCTGGCCCGACGGCCCGTCGATCCTGCCGGTACGGATCGACCTCTCCCGCTCTGTCGGCACCGACTTCGAACGCGTCATCCTCACCATCCGGCTCGCCCTCGCCGAACTGGGGCGCCCGCTGCCCGCCTTCGACCTCGCTCTACGTCGCTACTGGGAGCTCCAGCACCCGGGCGAACCACTGGAGGAGTACCTGCGCCGCGGCGGCCTCACGGCCCGGTTCGGCAAGGCGCTGCCGCAGCAGATGCAGTCCGCGCTGTCCGACGTCGCCCAGGCGCTGCTGCTGCCCGGCACCGTCGGCTCTGTCGTCGGCCAGGTGACCGGCTCGCTGGTGCGTGCCCTGCGCGAGCGCCGCCAGACGGTACGCGCCCTCGCCGGCTGCACGCGTTTGGCCGACTTGCTGGAGACCGAACCTGATCTGGACGCCCTCTCGTACTACCCGCACCTGCTGGCCTGGGAGCTCGCCCACCTCCCCGCCGACAAGCGCGTCGTTCCGGTGATCCTGCTGGACACCTTCGAGGACACCGGCGACCGCACGCACCGCGACTTCGAGCGTCTCCTTCAGCGCGTGGTCTGGCTCATGCCGAACGCGTTCTTCGTTGTCACCGGCCGCAACCGGCTTCAATGGGCCGATCTCCACGGCCAGCTCGACTGGACGGGACCGGCGGCTTGGCCCGGCCTGGCCGACCACGGCATTTCGGTGCCCAGTCCCGCCACATCCGGTGCGGCGCTCGGCCGGCAGATCCTGATCGGCAACTTCAGCCGTGAGGACTGCGAGGACTACCTCGCCCGCCGCCTCACGCGGGACGACGGACAGCCTCTCATCAGCGATGACCTGCGTAGGCGCATCGCCGCCAGCTCCTACGGCCTGCCCCTCTACCTCGATCTGGCGGTGATGCGGTTCCTGGAGATCCGACGAACCGGCCGCACACCGGAGTTCTCGGATTTCGTAGGCGACTTTCCCGAGCTGATCGCCCGCACCCTGTCCGACCTCACTCCTGAAGAGCGGCACGTCCTGCGCGCCGTCGCGCTGTTCGACGCCTTCGACCTGGACCTGGCGACCCGGGCCGCGGGCTTTGCCCGCCAGGCGCCCGCACTCCGTCTCGTGCAGCGGCCCTTCGTCCTGGAGAACCCCTTCGGCCTGTGGCGCTACCATCTCCACGCCCTGATCCGCTCCACCATCCGCACCGTCCAAGACCCCACGGACGACCGCTGGTCACCGGACGACTGGGCCGCGGCCGCCGAACGCGCCTTCACCGCCCTCGGCCGCCAGTGGGCTGCAGGCAGCGGTCGGCCGCTGCTGGTCGGCTGCCTGCGCCAAGGTCTGCCCCTCGCACGCGACTTCCGCCTCGACCTCGGCTGGCTCACCGACGCCGCCTTCGCCTACGTCAGCGACTCAATCTGGGAACCCCTCGCCCAGCCCACACACACCGGCCCGGCGGCCGGAGCCCACACGGCTGCTGACGCTCTGACTGAGCTGCTCAACACCCTCGCCCGCCGACAGCACGAGCACCGCAGCCGCACCGTGCAACGGCTCAGTTCCGTCATCGACACCGGCCAGTTGCCGGACGAGCTGCATGCGATGGCCGTCTACTACCGGGCCAAAGCCCACCGTGATCTTGGCCGCTCCGAAGACTCGCGGCACGGAATGCAGTACGTCGCTGACCGTGGTGGCCGCCTCGCACCTCGCGCCCGCCGCGGCCTGGCCCACCTGGCCCGCATCACCGGCGACTTCCCCACCGCCCTCGCCACCGCCGACACCCTCGGCTGGGACGGCCGCCACCATCGCGTACGCGGAGACATCTGGTGGCCCCACGGCGACATGCACCAAGCAGCCGCCGCCTACGAAACCGCTCGCACCGAAGCCGAGGAACACGGCATCGCCGGCGAACGCGCCACCAGCCAGGCCCAACGCGCCTTCACCCTCGCCTTCATGAGCCCCGACCAAGCCGCCGACGAAATCGAGCTCGCCGAACAACTCCTAGCCGGACTCGTCCTGCGCGTGACCAGCGCGACCGTCCGCATCGCCGCGCTCATCCGCGACGCCGGCACCACCCAGGACATCGAAGACCGCGCCGAGCTGCTGCGCACCGAGATCGGTCTCGCCGGTGTCACCATCGCTGAGCCGATTCTCGAACTCGCCCTGTGCTTCCACCACGCCGTCCTGGGCGCCGAGCATGCAGTGTCCGCCTCGATCACCCGCCTGAACGACCTCACCCGCAGCGGCGACTACGCGTACTACGTCGACA
- a CDS encoding trypsin-like serine protease codes for MKIRRKLAVLVGGLALTVMPLAPAQAESTPPPTPVPAAGDNDARGFTPADADAYWTPERMRAAQPVKGGKSADGPVPRSLVASPSKPFEGIPIVGTFFFSDGTNTGRFCGGTVVNSPGKNLVMSAGHCFDDQDARKNLTFVPQYDDGKKPFGSFTVKPGRIYVDKRYLSKGTDAAADLDFNFLQLEPRGGKNVQDVVGGAELLINAGYEHNPVRLIGYPNASKRPLDCTDKTVRYNSTDPKIPGSFLRIECKAYSGGASGGPFLVKKGVGVRNRRRDRRLAHRR; via the coding sequence TTGAAGATACGAAGAAAGCTCGCCGTTCTCGTGGGGGGACTGGCGCTCACGGTGATGCCGCTGGCGCCAGCGCAAGCGGAATCTACACCGCCGCCAACCCCAGTGCCAGCGGCCGGAGACAATGACGCACGCGGCTTTACACCTGCCGACGCGGACGCCTATTGGACACCCGAGCGAATGCGTGCCGCGCAACCGGTAAAGGGTGGCAAGTCCGCGGATGGCCCCGTCCCCCGCAGTCTGGTCGCCTCGCCCAGCAAGCCATTTGAAGGCATACCGATCGTCGGTACGTTCTTCTTCAGCGACGGTACCAATACAGGCCGGTTCTGCGGCGGGACTGTCGTCAACAGCCCCGGCAAGAACCTTGTCATGAGCGCCGGTCACTGCTTTGACGACCAGGACGCGCGGAAGAACCTCACCTTCGTTCCACAGTACGACGACGGCAAAAAGCCCTTCGGCAGCTTCACCGTCAAGCCCGGCCGGATCTACGTCGACAAGCGGTACCTCTCCAAGGGGACCGATGCCGCAGCCGACCTGGACTTCAACTTCCTGCAGCTCGAGCCCCGTGGCGGCAAGAACGTACAGGACGTCGTCGGCGGCGCCGAACTCCTCATCAACGCAGGCTACGAGCACAATCCCGTCCGCCTCATCGGCTATCCCAACGCCTCGAAGCGGCCGCTGGACTGCACGGACAAGACTGTGCGCTACAACAGCACCGACCCGAAAATCCCGGGAAGCTTCCTGCGCATCGAGTGCAAGGCTTACTCGGGGGGCGCCTCCGGCGGCCCGTTCCTCGTCAAAAAGGGGGTCGGGGTACGGAATCGTCGGCGTGATCGGCGGCTGGCACACCGGCGGTGA